In the Primulina eburnea isolate SZY01 chromosome 15, ASM2296580v1, whole genome shotgun sequence genome, AGCGTTGTATTTGGATCGTGATTATGAGAGGCGATGTGAGGAGAATAGAGGAGTAGGCCGAAGAGGTGAATGTGATGTACGTAGGGAGTTGTTGGCATCCACTTGGCGGACAAGGTTGGAAGATCAAATTATTGCTAAGCCAATGAAGGAGTCGTGGCATGAAGCTACAAGGAATGAAAATCGAGGTACACCTAAAACTTCTAGCCCTCatacttgtgatattatatgttgttgttgTTTAGAAGTTGAGCATGATATCAGCCAATTTCCACGTGATAAGATGACCAGAGTAGAATCGCGAGTTGAGCTTTAATCTCAAATGGAGGTTGATGTTGTGGGTGAGCTTGAATCTCAAGTGGAGGATGAGGTTGTTGTTGAGCCTGAACTTGGAGATGAGGTTGTGGTGAAACTTGAATCTGAATTTGAGGTTATGAAAATTGTTGATGATAGTATTCCACTAGTTGATGAGTCGAATGATGTTACACAATATATAGTGGAAGCTGAATCATTAGGTGGAGGAGAAGTGTCTAAATTGTCTAATATAGATGTGGGGGGTAGGCAAGGAGCAATTATTGTACATCCATTTCTTGAGGGACAAAATATTTCGTTGGTTCAATTAAATCCAAATGTTCTTAAGGATCAATTGAAATTTATTCAGGAATTGAGTGAAAAGAAATATGaaatggccgaaagaaagaTTAAACAAAAGATTGAGATGaccataaaaaagaaaaatgagaggaaagatgaaaaagaaaacgtggttaaagaaaagaaaaagaaaaagaaattaaaGGCCCAAAAAAGTGAAAAGAGGGAGGTAGAGAGTTACTTGTTTTGCATAAACCTCTTCATGTACCTTTTCACAAAGTGGTTTATTCTCACtgtgatgatatagccggttcaatcccgagcattgttatttCTCCTTTGCAGGATTCTGATGAAGTTATGATGAGGAGGTGAGAAAGTGTTGATGGTGAAACTTGAATCTGAATTTGAGGTTATGAAAATTGTTGATGATAGTATTCCACTAGTTGATGAGTCGAATGATGTTACACAATATATAGTGGAAGCTGAATCATTAGGTGGAGGAGAAGTGTCTAAATTGTCTAATATAGATGTGGGGGGTAGGCAAGGAGCAATTATTGTACATCCATTTCTTGAGGGACAAAATATTTCGTTGGTTCAATTAAATCCAAATGTTCTTAAGGATCAATTGAAATTTATTCAGGAATTGAGTGAAAAGAAATATGaaatggccgaaagaaagaTTGAACAAAAGATTGAGATGaccataaaaaagaaaaatgagaggaaagatgaaaaagaaaaagtggttaaagaaaagaaaaagaaaaagaaattaaaGGCCCAAAAAAGTGAAAAGAGGGAGGTAGAGAGTTACTTGTTTTGCATAAACCTCTTCATGTACCTTTTCACAAAGTGGTTTATTCTCACtgtgatgatatagccggttcaatcccgagcattgttatttCTCCTTTGCAGGATTCTGATGAAGTTATGATGAGGAGGTGAGAAAGTGTTGATGGTGTGAGAATACAATGGGATGATCCATATGAATTTGGAAGTAATCAAGGTGAGGTAAGATTAGTTGTCAACGCAACAACCATGAGGTATGACTGTCGTCCTTATCTTAATTCATTGTTGTGTTATATTCAAGAATTTGGAGTGAGTGTTGAAAGTGTGATGTACAAATGGTCTAACTATGATTTAACGATTTTGTCAAGGAGTCACAAAGTTGAGAATGGTGATATAATACATGAATTATGTTCAAATGTATTTATTTTGAGTGTTCAAAGATTGTCAAATTGATGAGGCTTTGTCATGTCAATGACTTGTGTGCATTAGAATTATATTCATGTGAAGATTTAAATGATGGCATGGGTAGAACATTTAGTTTGTCCTATTTGCATGATTCATATTTGTTTGATGATGACGTTGGAAAGAGCATGAATgaatataaaaaattttatgCGCATAACGAATACAATTTTAAAgagaataaattcttcattctatattcattgcatgagttCCGTGCTAATGAGGCATATTGTGGTGGTTTAATTActgataaaatgcatgattatatgtgttggttgcatatgaaatGACATGTTGAGTGTCATTgtgatacatgcattgcatatggGAGAATGACATGTCGACTGTATTCCTATGTGACACATCAGTTATATCTTATTTCTAGTGAACTATGGTCGTACAAGTGTGTGGATATTATTTTGATATCGACTatgtctaagaaggggagaaaccttatttttgtgatacttaatggtattttatcatttggtatcaTTTATTATTTGGTATGTGGTAAAGTTGATGAGTTTATAAGAAAGACAACGGGTATGTTGGGAATTCCAGTGCTGAAGGAGCGAGCAAACAATAGCACCTACAAACTTGAGTttaaaggtaagcatgttgataattttaattatttttattactaacttgcttcgtttttgcgTAGGTagtcaagatttgaggacaaaaatctttttgaagaaggggagtatgatatgaatctggctgGGCATGACGTGCTAATGGTTGGAAAAACATTCAAGGATGCAGTGCATGGACTCATGAGAGATCGAGAAGAGCTTGCAAGAAAGGTTCCAAGCTTTGAAGGAGTCGTGATGCATGAGAGTGAGGTTGAAGGCCAAATGAATGCTACTAAGTACGGAGCCAGGTGGGTGGACCAGCGCCACAACGCTAGGAAATGCAGCGCCGCAGTGCTTGGAAGACGTATCCAAGCGCCTAGTACAATCTAGCGCCTAGACGTATccaagcgcctaggcgctacaaTCTGGAGCCTAGGCACTAGCTCTGCGAAGCTTCAGCGCCTAGGCGCAGAGCTAGCGCCTAGGTGCTTCCAGACCAGCGCTGCGGTGCGCCGCCTGCAGATTTTAGATATGGAAAACCTAGTTACAGATTTTGATGTATTTTTCCttataagaaaatatttcatACCTTGTAAACAATAATTCATTGAGTTTAAACATATTGatagagtttttctctcaatttcaaagcttggctttgtatacacctttgtgtgtttctcaaatcaaactcaTCAAAATTTAAtgctttgtggcgtttgtcgattgttcttcactcgAATTGTCAaagacaagttctttgaaggttctcGATTGTTTATCTcattaatatttgttgctaagttcttCGTAATTTAAAGGTGAATATTACacaattacttgtttcaaaaggaTCGGGACAACACAGCTGTTTCTTTGTTTCATCGAATCGAGGGCGTGACTCCATATTCGAGCACGTTTGTTTTTTGTGGTCGAAGGATCGCATCAGTAACAACTTATTtctaaatgaaaattttaaattattgcatatttaaacattgatgagtattttatcacactacaagaaaaacgtcatacaacaacacacatacgacaacgatttttgtGAAAAACGTTGTCGTAGAGCTTTTCACAACGGTTTTTTTGGGGgtcttaaaaccgttgtctttggggggccaaagacaacggttttaaaaaaccgttgtctttttaaggtcaaagacaacggttttcgggtcaatgacaacggttctgtgaaccgttgtctattagcgcgTTTTTTGGGagaatcgacaacggttttaagaaaccgttgtcgattagcgTGGTTTTTAGACAAACAACAATGGTTTTGGAAAACGTTgccaaatttagcgacggattatcAAAAAATCgttgctaaatatagcgacggtttcatataaccgtcgctacgttcacatttgcgacggttttgtttCATTAGTCGctaattatagcgacggtttaaagtCAAACCGTCGCCTGCtaaaatttagcgacagtttagtgacatccgtcgctacatttagcgactgttttgaacaaaccgtcgctatatttagcgacggtttaaagcCAAACTGTCGCCAAATTAAAACATGCAACAATATttcaaaacccgtcgctaactTTAGCAGCGGTTTAACTTAATCCGTCGCAAAATACGGCGACAATCtcatcaaaaccgtcgctaatttaaaattcGCGACGGTTTAAACTAACACCGTCGCCAACTCACTATAAATACTTCTATTCCAATCCATTTTTCTTcacaacatttaaaatttttctctcttacacaatttcatcccttcacacaacacttaaatttttctctcatacacaATTTTGTCACTTCAcacaatacttaaaatttttctcttttacacAATTTCATCCattcacacaacacttaaaatttttctcttttacacAATTTCATCCCTTCACaccacacttaaaatttttctcactacttcacaacactaaaatttttctctcatacacaattttatcacttcacacaacaattaaaatttttctctcatacacaattttatcatttCACACAAcagttaaaatttttctctcttacacttaaaatttttctcttttacacgattttagtttcaattgttagtttcttttagatttattaaattattaatttttttttatttttcgaaacaaattagcgacggaatgcTGGATTAAAGACCGTCGCtacgtttagcgacggtttgtatatgcagaccgtcgctaattttagcgacggtgtttttaggctgaccgtcgctaattttagcgacactttgaataaaactgtcgctaatggatttagcgacggttttaatataCCGTTGCAAATGCTACCTACCACAACGGGTAAAAACAGTTGTCGTTGAACGGACTTTCAaaacaccctcagttacaacagtttttaaaaggcTACGACAAcagattttatccgttgtcgtatgccgtttttcttgtagtgtcaataaaaatgttttttttttatctttataggAAACAAAAATGGATCCTCAGACCGAACTCCaaaaataactccaagaaaaggaaacataaattaaatcatgGAAAGATAAAAATGACAAGCTCGAGAGAGATAATTACCAACTAGGTGGAAACAATCTATGCATGGATAACGAACTTTTCGAGGCACGCAAAAAAGTGAAGAAATTACGAGAAGACGTTAAACGCTATGCTGCTTATCACCTAGAATCGGAACGTCAGCACAATAGCACAAAAAGAGAGTTGGAGATAATTCAAGGAAGGTTTTTGGCAGCACATGATCAAGAGAACAAGCTTAACAAGGCGATTTACCGATCCCATGTAAGGATAGAAGAACAAGAACTCAATGAGGCAGCAAACCAATCAACCATACAATAACTTCAGGACCAAGTGAACAATCTTGATGACCACAACACATTGTTGCAAAACCATATTAATCAATTGCAGAATGATATGATCAACATGGAAGAGCTCATGGaagaactcgaagataaccaaGGAGGAAACCCcattgaagaagaagaaattaacgAAGCAGTAGGAGACGTCAAAGTAATAGATGAGTAGAGTAATCCCTAGTTAGGCAACGACTGTATCTAGAACCATTAGACTTATCGTTTTCTTTAAAAGACTGAATGTATGAATTTTAAGATTAATGAAAATATCTCTTTGATTTTACATTGcttcaaacaaattaataaaatatttgctTATAATAAATGGCAGACAAACCACACAGACACAATCGAAACCCCCGAGGAATTAATCAAAACGAGAACAAAAATCCACAATCACCACCATGGGTGAACCTCAGTCGAGAGGACGTGATGGCAATAGCTACCATAGTAGCCGCCAGTTTGCAAGGAATGGTGAATCCCATTGCCAATGCCATCCAGCCGCCACCAGAACCACAACCACGAGGAATCAAGAATCATTACGAATCCATCATGAAGAATCGAGTCCCAAGTTTTGATTGAATCCAGATCCAGAAGTCAGTCATAACTGGCTTAAGAATGTTGAAGCTCAGCTGCATTTATTGGAAGTACCTGAAGGACTTGAATTGGAGGTTGTGACTCCGTTTCTGGAAGAGTGAGCACGAAAGTGGTGGGAAACATTATCACCATCTTTGGTTGAGGGGGAGTAGATCACATGGCAAACCTTCCGGAGAGAATTTTTAAAGCAGTATTATCCCACAGAGTTTCGTCTGCAGAAACTAAGTGAATTCGAAAACTTTAAACAAACATCATACATGACAGTGATGGAATACACCTCAAAGTTCAATGATATGGGAACCTAGCTATGTTCCAACCATCATGTCCGATGAAACTCTGAAAATGCACCTGTTCAAGAAAGGGCTGAATAGCCGGATTCAATCGGCTTTGGCGGTATTCAGGCCAAGAAAATTTTGCAGATTTAATGGGCGCAACAATGAGCACAGAAACGGATATCAAACGCCGCGAAGAAGAGAACAAAAACAAGAGACTTTTGACTAGTCATTCTGCTCAGAGTGGGCCCAAATTCAAAAGGCCAAACTATTCAAGCAGCCCCTCAAGAGGAACCTTTAGCAGTGCTGACCATAAGGAAGGAAAGTGGTGCGATACTTGTCGACAGAATGACATTGGAGAATGTTATAAGAAAACGGGCtcttgtttcagatgtggtaAGGTAGGTCATCGAATTAAAGATTGCCATGACAACAAAGACAAAGGGACAGGACCCAGCAAACAAAATGAAAAAAAGACTAATGCTCGGGTGTATGCAATAACCCAGGAAGAAGCCGATAATGCCAATGAGGTGGTGGGAGGTACTGTACTACTCAATGAAATACCTGCATATActttgtttgattgtggtgctacgcaCTCATTTGTGTCTAAAAGATTCGCTAAGAAGCTAAAACTTGAGCATGAAATTCTTAGTGAACCTTTAAGAGTGTCAACACCTGCAAGTAAAACAATTTAAACCCACAAGGTGTATCGAAACTGTAAAATTTGTATCAGTAAACAGAATTTTGAGGCAGAATTGATTTAACTCAATATGattgagtttgacatcattcttggaatggattggttagctaAAAACTATGCCATAGTAGACTGCCaaaagaaaaatgttagacTTCAGACTCCGACTAAAGAGGAAGTCATATATCACGGAAAATCCAAAGAACGAAAATCTCTTTTATCTGCCTCACAAGCTTGGAAGGCCATAAAAGGAggtgaagaaatttatatgacaATGATCAATGAAATCAAAGAAGAAGATGTCCCAAAGTTGGAAGATATTCTAGTTGTTCAAGAATTttcagatgtttttcctgagcAATTACCGGGTACGACACCAGATAGAGAAGTGAAATTCGAAATTAATTTGGTCCCTGGTGCTGCACCAATTTCAAAGGCACCATACCAAATGGCTCAAGCTAAATTAAAGGAGCAACTTCAGGAGTTATTGGAGAAGAGATAAATTCGACCCAGTGCTGTTCGTAAAGAAaaaagacggaagcatgaggctatgcattgattatagagagGTAAAGAAGATCGccataaagaataagtacccactcccAATAATAGATGATCTTTTCAATCAACTGAAAGGAGCCATGTTTTCTCAAAGCTCGATCTAAGGTCAGGTAATCATTAGCTGAAAGTCAAAGAAGATTATATCCCTAAAACCGCTTTTAGGACGAGATATGGACACTACGAATTCACGGTAatgtcttttggtttaacaaaagCTCATGCAGCATTCATGGACCTTATGAACCATGTATTCAAACCATACCTTAATAATTTGTGGttgttttcatagatgatattctaGAATACTCACCAAGTGAGGAAGAACATAGAGAACATTTGCGTCTCACTTTGCAAACACTGCGATAGAAGGAACTCTAtgccaaattcaagaaatgtgaattttggctaaaAAGTGTGGCGTTATTAGGCCATATAATCTTGAATTAGGGGTGTCAgtggaccctaagaaagtgAAGAAAATCAAGGACTGGCCTCAACCAAAAACAATAACCGAGGTAagaagttttctgggtttagctggctactatagaaaatttgttgaaggattttctTCGATAGTCATTCCTCTTACCAGACCGACTCAGAAGAATTCATAATTTATTTGGAAtgaagaaatcgagaaaagttACGAAACCCTTAAAACCAAGCTCGCATCTACACCAGTACTAATTCTTCCTGAGGACGGCAAGAACTTCACAATATATAGTGACGCTTCAAATGGAGGATTATGGTGTGTGCTTATGCAAGAAGGTCAAATAATTGCCTATGCCTCACGACAACTAAAACCGTATGAGCAAAATTATCAAACTCATGACCTTGAGTTAGCTGCAGTCTTATTTGCACTCAAAATTTAGAGGCACTACCTTTATGGAGTAAAATGCGAAGTATTCACTGATCACCAAAGCCTCAAGTACATATTTACCCAAAAGgaattaaacatgaggcaaagaagatggatggaacttcttaaagattatgatttaTCAATCAATTACCATCCAGGTAAGGAAAATAATgtagcagatgctttgagccgaATAAACATTGGGAAAGTGAGCTTATCTTCTCTATCAGCACAACCATCTCTTAGAGAAGCAATCAAATTGAAACAAAACCAAGATCCctctgataggatcggttaaatgaataaagagtgtttagaaggggcggttgaataaacactgctcgattttaaaatattcttcgacaatatgagttcagttctgttacaaactgaaactaaaaATCCCATAGGTCAACAAAAATCAGTTAACTGAATAAAATAGTTGcagaaaactaactgactgaaggatagagtatctaactgaaaatggtaactgaagtaatgacacagtaagtttctggatgttcggagaattgaataactcctatgtcaccccttctatcacgaagataggatatccactaaaagactttgataaaatacacgacactgtactgacccacttcagtttggacttatcactctaccaaaactgaaactcttagcatacaacacttttatagatcgtaactgatcttagcacaacttagaaaatctattaaagattacaaagtgctatataagctcgagaatgtagtcttgaatactactgatatgactaataagcgtgagctttgatttatGATTGCGattagatatttttgcagcgtaacagcaagtagaataggataactgaaagtcgggg is a window encoding:
- the LOC140815423 gene encoding uncharacterized protein gives rise to the protein MSTETDIKRREEENKNKRLLTSHSAQSGPKFKRPNYSSSPSRGTFSSADHKEGKWCDTCRQNDIGECYKKTGSCFRCGKVGHRIKDCHDNKDKGTGPSKQNEKKTNARVYAITQEEADNANEVVGGTVLLNEIPAYTLFDCGATHSFVSKRFAKKLKLEHEILSEPLRVSTPATKNYAIVDCQKKNVRLQTPTKEEVIYHGKSKERKSLLSASQAWKAIKGGEEIYMTMINEIKEEDVPKLEDILVVQEFSDVFPEQLPGTTPDREVKFEINLVPGAAPISKAPYQMAQAKLKEQLQELLEKR